A single genomic interval of Spinacia oleracea cultivar Varoflay chromosome 6, BTI_SOV_V1, whole genome shotgun sequence harbors:
- the LOC130462592 gene encoding auxin-responsive protein SAUR36-like: MMIKGRNRGFKLGRKLIRVFRWVARKRINSTKYEKLEMGTEQRKSKTISRLCKWGKKIQRGLFNSVKTKGYVRVGHNSALDSKPVHVPKGHLAVHVEEPEGHTRRVLVPVLFLNHPLFGKLLEEAEKSYGFDHPGQITIPCPISEFENVQTRIAAGGGKCRPRFHRPTHISDVKHLLL; this comes from the coding sequence ATGATGATTAAAGGAAGAAACAGGGGATTCAAATTAGGCCGGAAACTAATCCGGGTTTTCAGATGGGTCGCTCGGAAAAGAATAAATTCAACCAAATACGAGAAGTTAGAAATGGGAACTGAACAAAGGAAGAGTAAGACAATTTCCAGATTATGCAAATGGGGGAAGAAGATTCAACGCGGGCTGTTCAACTCAGTTAAAACTAAAGGGTATGTTCGAGTTGGTCATAACTCGGCGTTGGACTCAAAACCGGTTCATGTACCAAAGGGACACCTGGCGGTACACGTGGAGGAACCAGAAGGTCACACGCGGCGAGTTCTGGTGCCGGTGTTGTTCCTCAACCATCCTCTGTTTGGGAAGTTGTTGGAAGAAGCTGAGAAATCGTATGGGTTTGATCATCCGGGTCAAATCACTATTCCATGTCCGATATCGGAGTTTGAGAACGTACAAACGAGGATCGCCGCCGGCGGTGGGAAATGCCGGCCACGATTTCACCGGCCAACTCATATTTCCGATGTCAAACATCTACTattatga
- the LOC110795265 gene encoding NAC domain-containing protein 7, whose amino-acid sequence MDTLSHVPPGFRFHPTDEELVDYYLREKLAARKMCDIIKDVDLYKIEPWDLQELCKISNEEQNEWYFFSHKDKKYPTGTRTNRATKAGFWKATGRDKAIYSKHNLIGMRKTLVFYKGRAPNGQKSDWIMHEYRLETNENGTPQEEGWVVCRVFKKRMATVRRLDGSPCWYDDQMSFMPDMDSPRRIPHHPNNYHTPNINNSNLNFHPNQQHNMYPCKQELEIMPYNISHHDPYLQLPQLESPKMPQPSMQQGYGTMLTQDYMIDSTQLDSIYGNGSGNTCGSTEQGLDDEVTDWRVLDKFVASQLSQDEQHGLSAASKGLSNYSNAPVFPESEHMNMVISPNSSNKEDHYASTSNSSCQIDMWK is encoded by the exons ATGGACACATTGTCGCATGTTCCTCCGGGTTTTCGATTTCATCCAACAGATGAAGAGCTAGTTGATTACTATCTCCGTGAGAAACTAGCTGCAAGAAAGATGTGTGATATCATCAAAGATGTTGATCTTTACAAGATTGAACCATGGGATCTTCAAG AATTATGCAAGATAAGTAATGAAGAGCAGAATGAGTGGTATTTCTTCAGCCACAAAGACAAGAAATATCCAACAGGAACAAGGACTAATCGAGCTACCAAAGCAGGATTCTGGAAAGCAACTGGAAGGGACAAAGCCATCTACTCAAAGCataatttaattggaatgagaaAGACTTTGGTTTTCTACAAAGGTCGAGCTCCCAATGGCCAAAAGTCCGATTGGATCATGCATGAGTACCGTCTTGAGACTAATGAAAATGGAACTCCTCAG GAGGAAGGCTGGGTAGTATGCAGGGTGTTCAAGAAGAGAATGGCAACAGTTCGAAGACTAGACGGCTCGCCGTGTTGGTACGATGATCAAATGTCCTTCATGCCTGATATGGACTCTCCTAGGAGAATTCCTCACCATCCCAATAATTACCATACACCTAATATAAACAACAGTAATTTAAATTTCCATCCCAACCAACAACACAACATGTACCCTTGCAAACAAGAACTTGAAATAATGCCCTACAACATTTCCCACCATGACCCTTATCTACAACTACCTCAATTGGAAAGCCCTAAAATGCCCCAACCTAGTATGCAACAAGGTTATGGAACAATGCTTACTCAAGATTACATGATTGATTCAACACAATTGGATTCAATATATGGTAATGGGTCGGGTAACACTTGTGGGTCAACGGAGCAGGGTTTGGATGATGAAGTTACTGATTGGAGGGTGCTTGATAAGTTTGTTGCTTCTCAACTTAGCCAAGATGAACAACATGGTCTTTCTGCGGCGAGTAAGGGATTAAGTAATTACTCGAATGCCCCTGTGTTTCCTGAGTCTGAGCATATGAATATGGTGATAAGCCCTAACTCCTCCAATAAGGAAGATCATTATGCTTCAACGTCCAATTCCAGCTGCCAAATTGATATGTGGAAGTGA
- the LOC110795234 gene encoding thylakoid lumenal protein TL20.3, chloroplastic has protein sequence MATCSFSLLPLKSSNLTKFPRKNSNSSTPIICQLEPRNPKNALLSESKRLRAWISTALAAAAVVSFTTNFPALADLNKFEAEMRGEFGIGSAAQYGSADLKKAVHVNENFRRANFTSADMRESDFSGSTFNGAYLEKAVAYKANFSGADFSDTLMDRMVLNEANLTNAVLVRSVLTRSDLTGALIQGADFSDAVLDYPQKLALCKYASGTNSITGVSTRVSLGCGNKRRNAYGSPSSPLLSSPPQQLLDRDGFCDPATGLCDAK, from the exons ATGGCAACTTGTTCATTTTCATTATTACCACTCAAATCAAGTAATTTAACCAAATTTCCTCGcaaaaattcaaattcctcAACTCCAATTATTTGCCAACTGGAACCCAGAAACCCCAAGAATGCACTTTTATCAG AGTCAAAGAGGTTAAGGGCATGGATTTCCACAGCATTGGCAGCTGCTGCAGTTGTGAGCTTCACCACAAATTTCCCTGCTTTGGCTGATTTGAATAAGTTTGAAGCTGAAATGCGTGGCGAATTTGGGATTGGCTCTGCTGCTCAATATGGTTCTGCTGATTTAAA GAAAGCTGTTCATGTCAATGAAAATTTCAG AAGGGCAAATTTCACATCAGCAGATATGAGGGAATCAGATTTCAGTGGTTCAACATTCAATGGTGCATACCTTGAGAAAGCTGTTGCTTACAAAGCCAATTTCTCTG GTGCTGATTTTAGTGATACGCTGATGGATCGCATG GTCTTAAATGAAGCGAATCTTACTAATGCTGTTCTTGTAAGATCAGTCCTTACTCGAAGTGACCTTACTGGTGCTCTTATTCAAGGTGCTGATTTTAGTGATGCTGTTCTCGACTATCCTCAGAAACTG GCTCTTTGTAAGTATGCAAGTGGAACGAATTCAATAACAGGAGTAAGCACAAGAGTAAGCTTAGGTTGTGGAAACAAAAGAAGAAATGCATATGGTAGTCCTTCTTCTCCCTTACTAAGCTCTCCTCCTCAACAGCTACTTGACCGCGATGGATTCTGTGACCCTGCTACTGGTCTCTGTGATGCCAAATAG